The Gemmatimonadales bacterium genome includes the window ACTGCGCTCTCGGCGCCCAGACCGCCGGCCCCTTCGAACGGTTCAGCATCCGGAACTGGATCCGCGCCCGATCGGTGGCGCCGCCCATGATTCCACCGAGCGCGTCGACTTCGCGCACCACGGTGCCTTTGGCAATGCCGCCGATGGCGGGATTGCACGACATCTGCCCGATGGTGTCGAGATTGTGCGTGATGAGCAGGACCCGTGCGCCCACACGCGCGGCCAGGGCGGCCGCCTCTGCTCCAGCGTGCCCACCGCCAATCACGATGACGTCGTAGCGCGCCATGCTCCTAATATCCAGCCGGTAGACTGACTAGACGCCGAGTGATCCCAGTGGAGTGATTGAAATGACGTCGGCCGATAGCACCACCAGGTGCTTGTGCTCTCCGCGCACACCGAAGGCAGCGCTCCGCCGGACGAACTCGTCCCTCGCCGGCGTGCCGGCTTCCGACTGATGCCGCGCGACGTCGAGCAGATGCACCCCCGCCGCATCCTGCGTATCGAAGCGCCCGATATAGGTGATCCCGCCGCGGGCCTCGAGAACGACGGTAACTCCGTGGAACGCCTGGTGACCGGGGTGAAAGACGTGGCCCGCCATCTAAACCGTCGCGCCGCAGTATTTGTCGAACGCCGCCGTGAGGTTCGCCGCGACGGCCTGCGGGCTCTGGCCTTCGATCTGGTGGCGATGAATGAAGTGCACGACCTCGCCATCCCTGAACAGCGCCATCGACGGCGAGCTCGGCGCGTATTCGGCGAAGTACTGCCGAGCGCGGGCGGTGGCGTCGACGTCCTGTCCTGCGAAGACGGTCACGATGTGCCCCGGTCGGACGGCGTTCCCGAGTGCCAACGCGAGCGCCGGGCGCGCATTCCCTGCGGCACAGCCGCACACCGAGTTGACGAAGACGAGCGTCGTCCCCCGCTGGTCGCCGAGCGCGTCGTCCACCTCGCCGGCCGTCTTGAGCTCCTTTGCGCCCATGCGCACCATTTCATCGCGCATCGGGGCCACGAGTCGGGGATCGTAAGGCATGAATTCGATTCCTTTGTAGAGAGAGTTGCCAGTCCATCGGGCGCGATTGGCGCCCTACTCGGTCGACACCGCCGCGAGCGATGCCGCGTCGGCCGCCGGAGCATCGAGCGCCGCCTTGAGCGCGTGCCACGAAAGGCTGGCGCACTTGACCCGCACCGGAAACTCAGAGATGCCTGAGAACACCACCAGCTTGCCGATTGATTCCCGAGCCTTGTCGGGCGCAAGCGTGCCGGTCACCAGTTGATGAAAGCGCTCGAACAACCGCTCGACCTCCGACCGCGTCTTGCCCTTCACCGCCGCGGTCATCAGCGAGGCCGATGCCTTGGAGATCGCGCACCCGGAGCCCTGAAAGGTCACGTCGGAGATCACGTCGCCGTCGAGCTTGAGCCAGACGGTGAGCTGGTCGCCGCAGAGCGGGTTGCGGCCCTCGGCGAGGCGATCGGCATCCTCCATCGCGCGGTAGTTCCGCGGCGCGCGGTTGTGCTCCAGGATCACGTCCTGATACAGCTCGCCAAGGCTGCTCATCAGGCAAACACCTCGCGGACGCGGTGCAGCGCCCGGACCAGGATGTCCACCTCGTCGCGCGTGTTGTAGAGCGCGAACGAGGCCCGGGCGGTGGCCGGCACGTCGAAGCGCCGCATCACCGGCTGGGCGCAGTGGTGTCCGGCGCGGATGGCCACGCCCTCGTGGTCAAGCACGGTGCCGATGTCGTGCGGATGGATGCCGGCCAGCGCAAAGCTCAAGATGCTCGCCTTGTCGCGCGCGGTGCCGACGACACGCAGGTCCGGGAGCGCCGCCACCCTTTCGGTGGCGTAGGCAAGCAGGTCGCGCTCATGTGCCTCGATGGCCGCGAGCCCCAGCGTTTCCACGTATTCCAGCGCGGCGCCGAGCCCGATCACGCCGGCGATGTGCGGGGTGCCGGCCTCGAACTTGGAAGGCAGCGGAGCCCAAGTGGAGCCCTCGAAGGTGACCGACGAAATCATGTCGCCGCCGCCCTGATACGGCGGCATCCGCTCGAGCAACTGCTCCTTGCCGTAGAGCACGCCGATGCCGGTCGGGCCGAGAAGCTTGTGGCCCGAGAAGGCGAAGAAATCGCAGCCGAGCGCGCGCACGTCAACGGCGAGGTGCGGTGCCGATTGGGCTCCGTCCACCAGCACC containing:
- a CDS encoding BrxA/BrxB family bacilliredoxin, whose product is MPYDPRLVAPMRDEMVRMGAKELKTAGEVDDALGDQRGTTLVFVNSVCGCAAGNARPALALALGNAVRPGHIVTVFAGQDVDATARARQYFAEYAPSSPSMALFRDGEVVHFIHRHQIEGQSPQAVAANLTAAFDKYCGATV
- a CDS encoding SUF system NifU family Fe-S cluster assembly protein, whose amino-acid sequence is MSSLGELYQDVILEHNRAPRNYRAMEDADRLAEGRNPLCGDQLTVWLKLDGDVISDVTFQGSGCAISKASASLMTAAVKGKTRSEVERLFERFHQLVTGTLAPDKARESIGKLVVFSGISEFPVRVKCASLSWHALKAALDAPAADAASLAAVSTE
- a CDS encoding cysteine desulfurase, whose amino-acid sequence is MTAAAPPRAAARGSAPALDVQRVRADFPILGTMVRGKPLVYLDNAATTQKPRAVIEALIHYYTAENANIHRGVHWLSEHATQAYDAVREHVARFINAASPREIIFVRGTTDGINLVAQSYGRTELAKGDEVLITGMEHHANIVPWQLLAEQRGVRLRVAPITDAGELDLEAFTGLLNERTRLVSIVHVSNALGTINPVARIVELAHARGIPVLVDGAQSAPHLAVDVRALGCDFFAFSGHKLLGPTGIGVLYGKEQLLERMPPYQGGGDMISSVTFEGSTWAPLPSKFEAGTPHIAGVIGLGAALEYVETLGLAAIEAHERDLLAYATERVAALPDLRVVGTARDKASILSFALAGIHPHDIGTVLDHEGVAIRAGHHCAQPVMRRFDVPATARASFALYNTRDEVDILVRALHRVREVFA